GTGGAATTAGCTAAAATCCGTCGAATTATAGATAAAAAAGCTCCTGACGCTAGGGTAGAATCCTTACTAGTTTTAGATGCAACTTTAGGACAGAATGGCTTGCGCCAAGCGCAAGTATTTTCTGAGGCTGCCAACTTAAGCGGTGTGGTTTTAACTAAACTAGATGGCAGTGCCAAAGGTGGTGTGGCTTTAGCGGTTACTCAACAGCTAAATTTACCAATTCGCTTTATAGGTGCGGGGGAAGGGATTGAAGATTTACGACCTTTTTCTAGTTATGAATTTGTTGAGGCTTTATTGAACGGATAAAGGGAATATATAATTCCAACTGCCAGCTTAAATTTAAAGTTTTTGTGTTTTTATATTGCTTTCTTGGCGGATTAACTAATTCAGGTTATCATAAATCAACCTAATATCTCGGCAAATAAAATATAACTGCTGTTTTGATTAGTTTGCCGTTAGGTAGAGATCGATTAAATTAAGTTTCAAAAAACATTTTGTTACTATCTAATTGAATATCTTAAGTCCTACTTTGCTTTAAATATATTCTTGACTAATGAATTGAAAAATTAATGTCTAAATTTGTAGAGGTAATGACTGTCGCATCTTCCCATAGCCATCCCTCTCCAGGAAATGATAGTGTTATAGATTCCTCAGCAGAGGATTCTAATCCTATTGTGGCACTAAAAGAATTAGTGGCTAATCTCCAAAGGGAGCAAAACAAAATTCAAGATTTACTTAGCTCATTAGGGTTCGCTCTACGTAGTTTTAGTAACCTGAATCAGTTTTTAGAATTAACTCCTTTAATGGCAGCCAGGGTTACAGATTCTATTGGTGGAGCATTAATTTTATACAAAGGTAATAAAGTACACTTAGAACACATTCATTGCCAAGACAGCAATATTGGTTTAGAAATACGCCATGTCTTTGAACAAGTAAACTTGCAAATTAATCAGACTAATTTGCTTTACAATCAAACAGTTAATTCCCCTTCACGACTGTCAGAAATTGTTGATGAAAAACTAAGTCAAGAATTAAAACCAAAAATTCAATTTTTTGGCACGCCAATTTTAGTTAGAAACGTCGATCAGGGTCGCCTTTATGTTTTTAGTACCGATCGTGACTATGTTTGGACTCCCACCAGAAGAAAGTTAACTCAACTAGTAGCCGATCAAACCGCAGTGGCGATCGCCAATCACGATCTGACGGTCGAATTACGCTCCAAAGAAAGACAAGATCGCGAATTAGAAATCGCCTCGGAAATACAGTTACGGCTTTTACCTAGTAAATGTCCTGAAATTAAAGGATTAGCGATCGCAGCTAAATGTGAAACCGCAAGTCGCGTTGGTGGAGACTACTATGATTTTATTCGCACCGATTACGATCTTATAGAAAGCAGCCAATTAGAGGCTACATCTGATGTTCCCTGGAGCATTGTCATCGGCGACGTGATGGGTAAAGGTGTCCCCGCAGGCTTGATTATGACCATGACTAGAGGAATGTTAAGAGCCGAAGTTCTTAATCGTCATTCTCCTGCTCAAATTATGCGTCATCTTAATCGGGTAATGTACGCCGATTTAGAAAATTCTCACCGCTTTGTGAGTATGTTTTATTCAGAATACGATCCACAAAAGCAAACCCTTTGCTTTACTAATGCTGCTCATAATCCTCCTTTGATGTGGCGTAAAGCAACTAATGCCCTAGAAAAATTAGACAGTTGGGGAATGCTGATCGGTCTGGATATGGAGTCAGAATATGAAGATGCTACGGTGCAGCTTGCTCCAGGCGATACAATTATTTATTACACAGACGGCTTTACTGACGCTGCTAACGCAGATGGCGATCGCTTTGATGAAGAAAATCTCTGTCTCTGCTTCAAATGGGCTTGTCAGCACCTAGAAACCCCTGATGAAATCTTAAATCACATTTTTGACCAGGTTAAGCGGTTTAGTGGCGTAAATAGCAGAGGTGGAGACGACATGACCTCGATTGTGATGCAGATTCAAGCGATCGAATAATTCAAGCATTGTTATTGAATTTGTCTAGCTTGTAAATAGGCTGCGATCGCCATGACCTAATTAAAATTGATTCATTTTTCTGGCAAGTCTGAAAGCCCAGTAATTCGAGCCAAAATTGCGTCTAGCTTTCCGTTGGCTTGATTTAAATCGTATTTCAATTTATTGAGTTTTCTATCATGCTCGTCAAGATAATTTTCAATAGTATCAAAGGCATTACCAATCCTGCCACTAGGTTCTAAGTCTAAATCAATTTTTTCAACCGTCAATTTTAATTTGGCTACTTTGTGATTAAGCTCGTTAATTTTCTGGTTTTGTTCTTGTTCTTGTTCTATCATTGTTATAATTATTTGAATTGTGACAAGACATTCTCTGTTGATTGGTAGTCATGGTTAATACAATAGCATCACGAGCATCTAAAGTTTCCTCGAACGATCTGTCCCATTTGATTATATTTGCATTTGTCAGCCTTCTTTTATAGGCAAACAGGTTCTCAATCATGCCTTGAAAAACGTGGTTGGCGATCGCTTTTTTGACCAAATCTGTGGTTCTACTCTACAACAAAAAATCAATAATTTTAGTGGCGGTTTGGGTTATCTAAGACTAAATTGGATTCAGTTTTATTCGATATATAAGTTGTTAATCCAATGGAAATTTTATTTAATGGGCAACTCGTGCCGACAATTATTGAGATTCATCACAACTATTTATTACCCGTATTTAGCCTTTTAGCCCAACGCATTGAAGATCCGGATATTTTGGGTCAAATCCAAGATGCTTGGTTTGACTTTATTGATTCAGGGCAAGTTTGGGCATTACTAACTGGTATGTTTTTTGGCTATGTTTTTAAAGGTTTTACTGGCTAAATTACCAATTCTTTTCTACCAGTAATAGGCTTAATTAGAAAAATTTCAACTAAGCCTATTGTTTTCTTTTTCCCAATTAAAAATCTGCACTTAAAGGAGTTCTAGGAAAAGGAATAACGTCTCGAATATTGGTCATTCCTGTCATGAACTGCACCAGTCTTTCAAAACCCAAACCAAAACCAGCATGGGGTACAGTGCCATAACGGCGCAGGTCTAAATACCACCAAATATCATCAGCCTCGATGTTCATCTCTTGGATGCGTCTTTCTAAGACATCTAGCCTTTCTTCTCGTTGCGAACCACCAATGATTTCGCCGATTCCTGGGGCTAATACATCCATTGCCGAGACGGTTTTCTCTCCCTCATCCAAGCGCATATAAAAGGCTTTAATATCTTTGGGATAATTGGTAACAATTACGGGTTTTTTAAATAAATCTTCAGCTAAATAGCGTTCGTGTTCTGACTGTAAATCGATACCCCACTCTACCCGAAACTCAAATTTCTTTTTCGCTTTTTCTAGAAGAGTTACAGCTTCGGTATAGGTTACTCGCTCAAACTCATTGTTAATAATATTATCTGCGTTAGCCAAAATGGATTTATCAACCCACTTGTTGAAAAATTCTATATCGTCAGGGCAGTGCTTCAATACATACTTAAAAATATACTTGAGAAATTCTTCTGCTAGGTTTTGATCTCCTTCTAAATCGCAAAAAGCCATTTCAGGTTCAACCATCCAAAACTCCGATAAATGGCGGGAAGTATTAGAATTTTCGGCACGGAAAGTAGGACCAAAAGTATAAACATTCTGAAACGCCATTGCCATAGCTTCGGCCTGTAGCTGTCCGCTAACGGTTAAATAAGCAGGTTTGCCAAAAAAGTCCTGACTATAATCTACTTCGCCTTGGTCGTTTTTGGGCAGATTGTTTAAATCTAGATTCGTGACGGTAAATAATTCTCCCGCACCCTCGCAGTCGCTAGCGGTAATAATGGGGCTGTGTATCCACAAAAAGCCTTTCTCTTGGAAAAACTGATGAATTGCCGTGGCACAAGCATTGCGTACCCGAAAAACTGCACCTAAAGTATTCGTGCGCGATCGCAAATGACTAATCGTGCGTAAAAATTCAAAAGAGTGGCGTTTTTTTTGTAAAGGATAAGTTTCAGGATCGGCAGTACCATATACGGTTACGGAGTCAGCTTTTATCTCAATTTTTTGCCCTTTGCCTGGAGACTCTACCAAACTACCTGTAATTTCTACCGAAGCACCAGTAGCAATCTGTTTGAGAATATTTTCATAATCTGGTAGATCGGCATCTAAAACTGCCTGTAAACCTGCCAAAGACGAACCATCATTAACTTCTACAAAAGCAAACCCTTTTAATTCTCTTTTAGTACGTACCCAGCCTTGAATGGTTACAGATTCATCTGGCTTACCATTTTTAAGAATGTCTGCAACTCTTCTATTAACCATATCGCCTCTAATTCATCCTTGATAACTGAACCATTTTATCGAAAAAAAGAAGTGAAGTTTCCTAGTGAAAGTCCCTACTCCTTATTTTCTCTAAAAATAGCTAAAAGCTGAGAGCTTTTTTGATTATTTCTGGAGTTACGCGATCGCTAATAGTTGCTTTACCAATCGCTGTAGGTAAGATAAAACGTGCTTTTCCTGCTTTTACTTTTTTGTCGCTTTTGATGGTTTCTAAAATAGCCTCTGTGGTTAACTCTAGAGGAATGTCAGTGGGTAAACCAGCTTTCGCAATTAAATTATCTTGGCGTTGGGCTTCTTCTTTTGTCCACATACCCATCTCTAGGGCAATTTTTCCTGCTGCAACCATGCCAATAGCTACCGCTTCTCCATGAACAAACTGTTTATAGTTAGTCAAGCTTTCTACCCCATGACCAATGGTATGTCCATAATTAAGAATTGCTCTTAACCCTGCTTCTTTTTCATCTTGGCTAACCACATCTGCCTTTGCCTGACAAGAGCGAGTAATCATAGTTTCTAGTAGTTCGTCGCTAATATATTCCAGGCTGTCTAGACGTTCGGTATGTTCCAATTTGGTAAATAGATCCTCGTCCCAAATAACGCCGTATTTAATTACCTCTGCTATTCCTGCCCGAAATTCTCTAGGTGGAAGAGTTGTTAACAGAGTCGGATCTATGGCTACTAATTTTGGCTGATAAAAAGCACCAATTAGGTTTTTCCCCTGGGGATGGTTAACTCCTGTTTTACCACCAACCGAAGCATCGACAATTGCCAAAAGAGAAGTAGGCACTTGCACAAAATTTACTCCCCGTAACCAAGTTGCAGCAGCAAACCCTGTCATGTCTCCGACAACGCCTCCTCCTAAAGCGACAAAGGTAGATGAGCGTTCTATCTGGTTAGCCAGGGCAGTATCGTATACTTGCTGTATGGACTGAAGATGTTTGTGTTCTTCCCCTGGGGGTATTAAATGAGTACAGGTTTCAAAACCAGCATTCTCTAAGGATTTAAGACAGGTATCTCCGTAGTAACCAAATATCTCTGGATTAGAAACCACCAAGACTTTTTTGCCGATCTTTAATTGCTTCATTTTGCTGCCCAATTGTCCTAGACTGTTAGGAGCGATCGCTATTTCGTAAGAGTCTTGAGGCAAATCTACAATTAACATTTAACAATTAACAGTGAACGGTAAATCTAATTTTACAACCTTAACCTTTGGTAAAACAATTAAGCGTTTTGTCTTGAGTGGTTGGACAATTCTGGTAATGGCGATCGCTTTAATTATCGCTACGCCGATATTTTTTATTTTTAGCAGTATATTCACAAAATCGAGTGCAATTTGGCAACATTTAGCCAATACTGTTCTAAAAGACTATATAGTTAACTCTTTATTGCTGATGCTCGTAGTTGGCATTGGCGTTTGTCTAATCGGCGTTGGTACTGCTTGGTTAGTAACAATGTGTCGTTTTTGGGGCAGTACCTGGTTTGAATGGCTGCTATTGCTACCTTTGGCTGCTCCTGCTTATCTATTAGCTTATGCCTACACTAGTATGCTGGATTACTTTGGTCCAGTGCAGTCGGGGCTACGCAGTTTATTTGGCTGGGCAAGTGTTCAAGACTATTGGTTTCCTGAGATTCGTTCTCTGTGGGGGGCAGCAGTAATGCTGTTGTTGGTGCTATATCCTTATGTCTATCTTTTGGCACGAGTCGCATTCCTCGAACAGTCGGTATGTACCATTGAAGCCAGTCGCTCTTTGGGATCTAATCCCTGGCAAAGTTTTTTTTCTGTGGCTTTACCCTTAGCCAGACCAGCAATTATGGCAGGCTTGGCTTTGGCTTTGATGGAAACTCTCAATGATTTGGGGACAGTAGAGTATTTTGGGGTCAATACCTTTACTACAGGAATTTATCGCACCTGGTTAGGGATGGGAAATAGAGCTGCTGCTGCACAGTTGGCAGCTTTTTTGATGATCTTTGTCTTAGTCTTAATTGTCTTAGAAAGGCGATCGCGTAGCGCAGCGCAATATTATGAAAGTTCCAATTCGCTAAAACGCATAACTCCCTATCGACTGGGCTTTGGGCGGAGCGCGTTAGCAATAATCGCCTGTTTATTACCAGTAACTTTGGGCTTTATCATTCCTGCTGTTTATTTGTTACAGCTAACTTTAAATAATTTAGAATCAGCATTTGACGATGGTTTTTGGGATTTAGCACAGCATAGTTTTACCTTAGCAATGATAACGGCGATCGCAGCTATGATTATCTCTTTATTTATGGCTTATGGCAAAAGGCTAGAACCCAACTGGTCAATGAAAACAGCCGTGCGAATTGCAGCTATGGGTTATGCTATTCCTGGTTCAGTTATTGCCGTCGGGGTTTTAATTCCTGTGGCAGGCTTAGACAATATTATTGATAGCTGGATGCGTGCCACATTCAACGTTTCCACTGGCTTACTGCTTTCTGGCACAATTGCTTCTTTGGTTTTTGCCTATCTAGTCCGCTTTTTGGCAGTAAGTTTTGGTTCAGTAGAATCTAGCCTCAACAAAATTTCTCCTAGCTTAGATGATGCTTCTCGCAGTTTGGGATCTGGCTCAACAAGTACCCTCTGGAAAATTCATACTCCTCTAATGTCTGGAGGATTATTGACCGCAGCAATGTTGGTTTTTGTTGATGTGATGAAAGAACTGCCTGCAACTTTGGTAATTCGTCCGTTTAACTTCGATACATTGGGCATTAGAGTCTATCAATATGCCTCGGATGAAAGACTAGCTGAAGCTGCTGCACCAGCTTTAGCGATCATTTTAGTGGGTATAATTCCCGTAATCTTCTTAAGCTGGCGTATTACTCACTCGCGCTAACTTTTAAGCCGATAAATTAAACTAAATGGCGATCGCTTGTTAGAGGGTGTCATCAATTAAGCCAGATAAATTGAACCCAAAAAATTGACGGCTGTTCGATTCTAGCGGGTTGCGATCGCCTCTAAGATTATTATCTTTTCTATTTATGATTGCTCTACCTTAGCAACAATCTCCTTTTTACTCAATTTGATTAATTGTTGTACTGTTTGTTTAAATATAGTTACTTGTTCGTCATTGGGTTGGGTTTGTTGCCAGACTTCTCTTTGCATCAGGCGATCGCACCAGCACTCAATTTTTTCCACCTGACTTAGATCAAAGCCTAGTTTACCAGTTAAGAGAATGGCATCTCCCGCAACGATATCTCCTAAAGAAAAGCTATCTCCGCCAAAATAATTATCTTCTGCTAATAACTCGCTTAAAAAATCAAGTATTCTTTTGATTTTACGTTTTGTTCCTGCTAGCTTGAGTGAATCTGCTGTTTCGCTAATCAAAGAAATTACTAAAGATGATAACTCATTATTAGCTACCATTTGCGCCATTCGTACTTTAGCTAACTGAGATGAATTATTAGGAAGCAAAGGATTATTAGAATACTTGCTTTCTAAATAGTCTAAAATTGCCAAAGATTCTAAAACTCGCAAACCATCATCAATAATTACAGGTACATGATGAAATGGATTAAGGGCAAGAAAGTCTTGCTTAAACTGTTCTCCTTCTTTAAGATTGACAATTTTTGGCGTGAAAGGAATCTCTTTTTCTAACAAAGCGATCCAGACACGACGGGCTAAAGGAGATAGGGGATTGTAATAAAATTTGAGCATGAATATTAATTATTTGATTACCGATCATTCGCTTTTTGGTGGGCAATATAAGCTTATTGTCTATGGCGCGTAAAATTATCTACTTTGCCCACCCTACAACTTTGTTTCATTTTCAGCTAGATAAATGTGTTTGAGCTTTTCAAAAATAGGCATTGGACGCATGGTTTTGAGATTGATAAAGAATCCTACCTGAGTGG
This DNA window, taken from Pleurocapsa sp. FMAR1, encodes the following:
- a CDS encoding glutathione S-transferase family protein translates to MLKFYYNPLSPLARRVWIALLEKEIPFTPKIVNLKEGEQFKQDFLALNPFHHVPVIIDDGLRVLESLAILDYLESKYSNNPLLPNNSSQLAKVRMAQMVANNELSSLVISLISETADSLKLAGTKRKIKRILDFLSELLAEDNYFGGDSFSLGDIVAGDAILLTGKLGFDLSQVEKIECWCDRLMQREVWQQTQPNDEQVTIFKQTVQQLIKLSKKEIVAKVEQS
- a CDS encoding GAF domain-containing SpoIIE family protein phosphatase; amino-acid sequence: MSKFVEVMTVASSHSHPSPGNDSVIDSSAEDSNPIVALKELVANLQREQNKIQDLLSSLGFALRSFSNLNQFLELTPLMAARVTDSIGGALILYKGNKVHLEHIHCQDSNIGLEIRHVFEQVNLQINQTNLLYNQTVNSPSRLSEIVDEKLSQELKPKIQFFGTPILVRNVDQGRLYVFSTDRDYVWTPTRRKLTQLVADQTAVAIANHDLTVELRSKERQDRELEIASEIQLRLLPSKCPEIKGLAIAAKCETASRVGGDYYDFIRTDYDLIESSQLEATSDVPWSIVIGDVMGKGVPAGLIMTMTRGMLRAEVLNRHSPAQIMRHLNRVMYADLENSHRFVSMFYSEYDPQKQTLCFTNAAHNPPLMWRKATNALEKLDSWGMLIGLDMESEYEDATVQLAPGDTIIYYTDGFTDAANADGDRFDEENLCLCFKWACQHLETPDEILNHIFDQVKRFSGVNSRGGDDMTSIVMQIQAIE
- a CDS encoding ABC transporter permease, whose translation is MAIALIIATPIFFIFSSIFTKSSAIWQHLANTVLKDYIVNSLLLMLVVGIGVCLIGVGTAWLVTMCRFWGSTWFEWLLLLPLAAPAYLLAYAYTSMLDYFGPVQSGLRSLFGWASVQDYWFPEIRSLWGAAVMLLLVLYPYVYLLARVAFLEQSVCTIEASRSLGSNPWQSFFSVALPLARPAIMAGLALALMETLNDLGTVEYFGVNTFTTGIYRTWLGMGNRAAAAQLAAFLMIFVLVLIVLERRSRSAAQYYESSNSLKRITPYRLGFGRSALAIIACLLPVTLGFIIPAVYLLQLTLNNLESAFDDGFWDLAQHSFTLAMITAIAAMIISLFMAYGKRLEPNWSMKTAVRIAAMGYAIPGSVIAVGVLIPVAGLDNIIDSWMRATFNVSTGLLLSGTIASLVFAYLVRFLAVSFGSVESSLNKISPSLDDASRSLGSGSTSTLWKIHTPLMSGGLLTAAMLVFVDVMKELPATLVIRPFNFDTLGIRVYQYASDERLAEAAAPALAIILVGIIPVIFLSWRITHSR
- the asnS gene encoding asparagine--tRNA ligase; translation: MVNRRVADILKNGKPDESVTIQGWVRTKRELKGFAFVEVNDGSSLAGLQAVLDADLPDYENILKQIATGASVEITGSLVESPGKGQKIEIKADSVTVYGTADPETYPLQKKRHSFEFLRTISHLRSRTNTLGAVFRVRNACATAIHQFFQEKGFLWIHSPIITASDCEGAGELFTVTNLDLNNLPKNDQGEVDYSQDFFGKPAYLTVSGQLQAEAMAMAFQNVYTFGPTFRAENSNTSRHLSEFWMVEPEMAFCDLEGDQNLAEEFLKYIFKYVLKHCPDDIEFFNKWVDKSILANADNIINNEFERVTYTEAVTLLEKAKKKFEFRVEWGIDLQSEHERYLAEDLFKKPVIVTNYPKDIKAFYMRLDEGEKTVSAMDVLAPGIGEIIGGSQREERLDVLERRIQEMNIEADDIWWYLDLRRYGTVPHAGFGLGFERLVQFMTGMTNIRDVIPFPRTPLSADF
- the aroB gene encoding 3-dehydroquinate synthase, with the translated sequence MLIVDLPQDSYEIAIAPNSLGQLGSKMKQLKIGKKVLVVSNPEIFGYYGDTCLKSLENAGFETCTHLIPPGEEHKHLQSIQQVYDTALANQIERSSTFVALGGGVVGDMTGFAAATWLRGVNFVQVPTSLLAIVDASVGGKTGVNHPQGKNLIGAFYQPKLVAIDPTLLTTLPPREFRAGIAEVIKYGVIWDEDLFTKLEHTERLDSLEYISDELLETMITRSCQAKADVVSQDEKEAGLRAILNYGHTIGHGVESLTNYKQFVHGEAVAIGMVAAGKIALEMGMWTKEEAQRQDNLIAKAGLPTDIPLELTTEAILETIKSDKKVKAGKARFILPTAIGKATISDRVTPEIIKKALSF